The DNA segment AAGATAAAAGGTCAGGATTACAAAGCACCCATCGTTGGGCCATGGATCAGCCACACTGGAGTTCTGTTTTTGTAACTCTCGCATTATCTTTTGCCTTCTGTTGTGAGCAGTGGAGGGGTCTGCAGCCTCTGTTTTAGACATGGGAAAGAGCAGCCAATTGAAACTTGTAATCAAGTAATAAGGGGTCTCATTCTGCACCCTCTTGAACAGGCACCTTACTCACTTGCTGAAAATGTTTGCAGAGTTCTTGTTTAGTGGTCACCAGTACGTTAACCAGCAGGTTATTTAattttgatctcatttaattagttggttcttttcttcttcattttgcattcagaaaagcacacaaGTGATGTTTGAagtatttttctgtaatttttaatgctacttttttttccctattcACTTGCCTttcttctgtgtagtttgcttcctTAActttatcctaataatgacaattaacaagaaGCAGCACAGACTCCCCGGCATATAACTGAGGATGCTGaaaagctgcaactacttcagtgtcAGGCCCACTGACGTGCCCCTTAGAACAATAAGCCCAACAAAGGTCACCAGTCCTATtgacttaattcctccaaaataacatcttttgaaagtccctaaattcctactatctaccacactaccttggtagcttattccaagtgtctatggttctccgtGTAAACAATAACTTCCTAACGagaaaatttacccttaatcagtttccaactgtgtccctgtgttcttgatgaactcattttaaaataacagtcttgatctactgtactaattcccttcataatttaaacacttcagtcatgtcacctcttaatcttcttttgcttaaactgtataggctcagctcttttaatcattcttcataattcatcccatgtagccctggaatcagcccagtgactcttctctggaccttttctagatagatagataggatagatagatactttattaatcccaatgggaaattcacattctagtactgctatgtcctaTTTGTAGccgggagaccaaaactgcacacattacaCAAGATGAGgattcaccagtgcattataacgCTTGAGTAAAACCTCCTTGGACTTCTcctctacacatcgtgctatataacctaacattctgtttgccttctttatggcttctgaacactgtccgtCTGGCCAATGATAGTGTCAAGCccactgcgactcctaaatcATTCTCAGATGGTGTACCATTAAATTTTTGACCTCTATattgaaacctaacattttttacttcctacatgtaatacgtTTACATTTGTACCCATTATACTTCATAATGTTGAGTCCCCAATGATTCACTACCTCTctttttctgggaactggttttgaggtgaccTGTTGGGACTCCCCATGTCTGCTTATCACCTCAGAATCTTCAAAGACACCATCCAGCCCACCTGTCTGGTCAGGAGTCTTCTCCCACACCTCCTTGGGGGTGCAcattatctctctaaaggacacctcagccaggtccaccaattctctTCTAAAACACAGGCCATTAAGTTCCTTTTCCAGTTCAATGACCCGGGGATTGctgtgctggatcagctggcatcttctGCAGATGTTGCCCTCATAGAAGACTGGAACCTCCAAGGCATTTTCCAAAAAGTTCAAATTCTAGCAGTACTTGTATTGCACtgacctcattattaaaatttggctTTATATTACTAAAACTGCTCAGCCTTTtctaattaaaactaaataaatttaaCTTGAATGGTAAGactaaataattcaaaaaacatGAACTGCTGCAGTTGTTTTACTTCTTAtggccccttaagctcctgtaatattctCCCTTTTGACTGTCTGCTGTTGGTCTTTCTAGGAGGTTAACTTTACTGTTCTCCTAAATTTAAAcccctcttattccttacttaaaagctctccactacCACCGTTTGTATTCCCTTGTAGGCCTACTAATGAACCTTTACACTGTTGCCCTCTTAACTGCCCTACTTCCCTGGCCGCTGTTCAATCCGGTAAACTTATTACACTCTTCTTCCTTCTTAGTAAGAAAACTCACTTAGTGAATATCCACTGCTAGTTGTTTCCTTAATCTCTTGTCTGTTCCTATAGCTGCTTGTGCCCGATTTGGGCCTTTGCGCTAGACACCTGTCTATGTAGCATTAGTTCTCTTAACTACTTTAAAGTCAGCCACCTACCTGTACCTAAAATGAATGCTTTCTTACTTATGAATGTTTGTGCCCTCACTTTGTTACTAGCATTAATATTCAACTGTATGAGTGTTGTATGGTGTTGTATCCAATTATTCTTTATATGCAACTTATACATCACTAAGAAATCGTTGTTACTTTTAACTGTTCAACACTACAACACCAGTTACTTACTTAGAGTTGTCAGTTTCAGCTACCACTTGCTACCTCGTCTTGCATTATTATTCATTAGTAAACAATGGATTAAATAATCAAATACCTTAAAAAGATGAATGAAAACCACGATGGTAACGacaatcttaaaaaccaagtttaaaaaaaaaaagttaaaattatccCCAtgtaacacacatactgtaaatgtttggcATATTCTCAaaagaattaacaaaacaaaGCCGTAATGCCTTCATTCACTCCAAAACTGGAAAACAACgtctcacttaattaggctaggagtcccaATAAAAGGGGAAGCCACCAGAGGTCCCCAGGATCAGGTTCTGAGTCACTCTAAACTCATGTCACATGTAGTTATGTTGATCGTTTATTCATATTAAAGAGCAGAATTGTCAGCTTACACATCTTTCTTGTGTTGTTGCATGATTTCTTAAGACAAACCCTGAATGGAGTGCCAAGCTTTCACTGGGCACACTACCCACATTCATTTATTTCaggtcaataaaaaaaaaactcaggcaAGTGGAAAAACATGGAAAAATTCAGAGACACGGACCAGGTCAGTGTCAaagagtgctaaccactgtgccattgtaccaactgctttttcatttatatttcatatacattggttttggattttgtttttttaaaaaacaaaggtgggcaactgaatgaaaaataaaatatttattaagtacAACAAATATGATTGGTATTTCTTTGGTAATTCAGTAAATCAAACACCATCTCCAGCCAAAAACATTACTGATTTTCTTTTCCCCCCCAGAATGACtgtaataaacaaagaaaagtcCTCAAGCATTATGTTTGTTAGCCCTGACAAAAAAACTGATACTTTAGAACATGAAAACAAGCAAAAACTCAAAAGGTCGGACAAGATCTTACAAAAGCAATTCACAAAATATGATGAGGTTAACATGTCCAGTACTCACAGATGACTACATTTTATGAATATGTCTCAGTGTGCCCTTTATaatccaaatatttaattttcagttttctcaagcaaaataaattaaaaaaaaaaaatcaatcatatcaacaaacaaaagaagcacaaaagaTGTGCTCAcaatattaaatacataatttaaatctGGAGtgcaacattaaaaatgaaaaactagaaaataacaaaatgagcAATTCTAGGGTGAAGTTCAAGAAGCAGCTTGTTATGTCTGACTGCCCTTTATCATGCTGTCAAtttctatattccttaagtgtttattttttgttggcaGCATTACTGTTTTCTTAGTGGTTGGAATCTGATGACCTGGACGGAACCACACTGTTATATAGCTCTCTTTTCATAATTTGTTTATGGTCATAGAGTGCCtagaaaaagtattcagacccaaaAAACTATGTTCACATTTAATGGTCTCACATACTAAACTTGCATATTCAAATTCAGATTTGTCTAGCTGATCTACAATACAGCGTGCACCATTACAACAGAAACAAATTGAAAACattaacaatttattaaaaagaaaatcatcgttatgaaatttaaaaagtattcatacCGTTTGTAAATATAAGGCTTTGCTATTACCTTACCAAGCTACAAAATTCATTGCTGGCACAACAGGACACCATCAATGGCATGATCAGCTATTCTAAATTAATTTCTGACGATAACTACACCTTCTATTGCTGAGGTCCAGTAGTATGGTAGAGATTTTCCATACAACAAACCAAAATGAAGACAACTGAGCAAATCAGCCATATCATTTTAAAGAAGCACAGATCGGGGAAAGAGTCCATGATATGAAAGTGGAAAATGTTAAACTACATCCACACAACCTTACTCCTCTAAATTTAGCTGCTGAAGAAGAACGACACTCGTCAGAGAACATACTTTAATGCCTGCGGTCACTGACTAAATTACAGAAGTAAGTGACTGTAGCTGAAGAGGATGTTCACAGCTCAACAACCTCCAAGGCACTGCACAAAAAGGGCTCTTTTTTTGTAAGAATGCCAAAAATGAAAAGACGACAAACTGGCAAAACGTTACATCAGAGATGTTGCAAAGGTGTGGTCTTGGGTTctgatgagattaaagtggaacttTTTGGCTTTAACACTAAGTCAGTATGTGTGGTGTAAATCTAACACTGCACATCAGCCAGCTGACAGCATCATGTTGTAGGGACACttttcagcagcagcagctgagaGTTGCACTCTGGTGAGGACTGATGGGGAGAAACATGCTATACAGAATACAGACAAATCCTGAAGGAAGACTTACCAGAAATTGTAAACTAGAGAGGAACTTTGTCTTTCAGTACGACAATGACCCAAAGTAAACTGCCACTGCAATAAGGGAGTGGCTTTTAATGAGGAAACCCAATTTGTTTGAGTGTCCCAGTCAGCGTCCTGGCCTGAACCCCATCAAACATCTGCGGTAAGACCTAAACATTGCTGTCCATCTCCACTCCCCAACTTACCTAGCACAGATTGAAATGGACAAATCTCGCTATATCATGTGTAAACATAATAGAGACTTGTCCAAAAAGACTACTAACTGTTATAGGTGTGAGCTGTGGTACAACCAATAACTGAACAAGGTGATGAATTCTTACAAACTGTTGTCAATTCAGTTTTTGAAATTCAATTTTTAATGCttgcagttttctttctttttttgacagcaCTGTGAAAAAGTGTTtaacttataaataaaaaatctaatcAAAAATCCAAGGATTTTAGAAATCATTTATGTGGAAAAAGGTGACGGGGCTGAATACATTTTCTAGGCACTGTATATGAAGTATATAATCCACAGCTGGGTTTGGCTGAATGGTTCCAGTTTTGGCATTTCCTCTACCAATGACTATTATTGATGTACTAATTACTTGTTGACCCAGTTATATCCATGACAGCCTTGGACACTTTGCACAAATCAAATATTTTGAGCAAAATGTTGTATCTCAGTTTTACTTTGACAtccaagaaaaacaaatatgtagGAATCAGTgaggtaatatttttttaattgacaatGGCTGaattttttgaaatgtaaatacAGATTGTCTACTCTTGTGCTATGTGAACAGTACCCACGAGTTTATCTGTTAATTATTTTAGACACTTATGTTCAACACAATCTTGGATACACCATATTGTATATAAACACCAAAACGTTGTTGAAAGTCAGATGATTTATGATATGAACAGTTACAATATATTGTACGTCTTCATTTACTTCTGAACAATTTCAAGCTCTGATCCATATAACAGATACACATTTAAACATGAATTCCTGAGTTTGGTGAGGGCCAAAGTCTGCATAGCAGTGCCGTTTCACCCTTCGTAAAGGCAAATTCATGTAGCATCTGGAATATTAACAGTGTTTTTCTAACCTTACTGAATCAGAATTACCACAATATTAACTTCGCTGATATATCCTTGGAATGCAGCCTTCTATTTGGACTTCTGCTGGCCAGCCACtatacctgttttttgcttggtCAGAATGATTTATCTGTTAGCcattggagaaaaaaagaaaataaacataatttgaaTAAACACCAAACAACTACACAATAACACTatgcacatttgaaaaaaataacattaaatgctAGTAGTACaacattaataacaaattacataaTGAAAGTATGCTAATCAGTAATATATTACCTGTTCTGATCTGATGTTAGTAGGAAGCACAAATCCTTTTGCTCCTATAAATACCCAATTTGATCGAAAAGCAATCTTCTGAATCTCCTTACTGCCAAGATTGGTAATCTCTGTCTTAATATCACTGGATAGCCTGAACAGGAAAGAAGAcgttttcacatattttaaagcatgtagattattttaaaaaatgtctgttACAATGCTAAATAAACtaccttttatatactgtacacttgtATGCCCTTAATTACTGTaaaccatttatctttattctttTGGTATAGAGAATGGCGGCGCGCTTAGACTTGCcggctgtgtgctctccgactcagatCTTCaacttcgttgttcctttgtaaaagtgacaatgacaataaagatctatctatctatctttccagtTTTTCTATGTGTCCtctgtaaaaagtaaaatgcagaaGTGGGCACGAAAAGAAGCAGGGGGCACTCGACCACACTGTGCCTATTTAGAACTCTTTCTAAACCCAAAGGAACTGCAAGAAAAacatgaggaaaacatgcaaaaccaAACAGTGTCCAGCCAGTAAATGAACACAAGTCCAAACACTGTGAAGTGACAATGTTGTGCTGTGATGTTGCTGTCAGTTTGGTTATTCTTAAGAACATGAAATCTTTTTCCAGCATTCTCGCACTGTGCATTATTTGTGTTAAAATGCCACTTTCAACATGTTATCATATTCACTCTGTTGTGATGATAGCACTTGAGAACTTGGCAGCTCTTCAATGTCAGCCTTCCCAGCATTCTCTCTCGAGCAGATGCTCCACTGAATAATGATTAGTCACTTTCAACACCAACTGTCTCATATAAACAGTGGGACCATTTAACAATAAACATCTGTAATTTATACCTGGTACTTCCTTCATCATGGGTTGCCATCAAGACAATGGAATTTTGTGGGATATCCTTCATAAATTGAAGCATTTTTCCAGCAAAATCTGAAGGGGAACAAGGAGATGCATTTTAGTAGTTTTAATTATGTATGAAATGTTGCCACAGTGAATATAGCTTTGAAAAAGTGGTTCTATGGtagtattaaaacaataaaaccacAAATGGCAGTTTATTCAAAAGGCCAACAACACTACAAGAAAATAGAATAAGGTTAACGTTTTGGAAACTTTTCACCTTGcatgaagggaaaaaaagaagcaGGGGCATTGCAGAGGATGAAACACTGCTTCctcaaatatatttaaagatgCCTCCTTACTTAACCAGTGGGAGAAAAGCATCTACGTGGCTTTGGCTCCACAGGCAAGATTtgtaatttactaaaaaaaaacaaaaaaaaaaaacaacacacactgGGCCCATTATGAAGCCAAACAGCATGATCAAAGAAGCCAAATATAAGCAGTGATTTAACCTGAAACCTACTAAATATATAACTCTAATTCTGTGTGTGACATAAAAAAAGTGATGTGATGGGGTGAGATGGTCCTAATTTGTAGTAGTTTTTGCACAGCCAGATCTGACAAAATGGCTCAAGTTGATTTAGTCTTGCTATTTAAAGGTCATATTGTATTAATCtgcttttggtttttatttatttgatattgtgttattaattatcctctttaataaaacccctgt comes from the Erpetoichthys calabaricus chromosome 4, fErpCal1.3, whole genome shotgun sequence genome and includes:
- the LOC114650517 gene encoding protein FAM3B-like isoform X3, whose translation is MATLSPSVCSATRRAPPPKRQKCDHWTPCPPEHFAYRILSGANTMKHPKICFEDELLMGEEKGNTGRGMNVAIVNAISGKFLNAESFDMWEGDFAGKMLQFMKDIPQNSIVLMATHDEGSTRLSSDIKTEITNLGSKEIQKIAFRSNWVFIGAKGFVLPTNIRSEQINHSDQAKNRYSGWPAEVQIEGCIPRIYQRS